The proteins below come from a single Cystobacter ferrugineus genomic window:
- a CDS encoding Lrp/AsnC family transcriptional regulator gives MDELDHHLIDLLQREGRATQLELSRAVGLSQPAVAERIRKLEERGVIKGYAAHVDAAKLGKDITAFIGVSIEHPKYFEGFAKKVLALPEVLEAHRVAGQDSYILKVRTRNTKTLDTLLVETLRVIAGVTRTHTTIVLTSIKEGTHVHVSEEELKGA, from the coding sequence ATGGATGAACTCGACCACCACCTCATCGACCTGTTGCAGCGCGAGGGCCGCGCCACGCAGTTGGAGCTGTCCCGAGCGGTGGGACTGTCCCAGCCGGCGGTGGCCGAGCGCATCCGCAAGCTCGAGGAGCGGGGAGTCATCAAGGGCTATGCGGCGCACGTGGACGCGGCGAAGCTGGGCAAGGACATCACCGCCTTCATCGGCGTGAGCATCGAACATCCCAAGTACTTCGAGGGCTTCGCCAAGAAGGTGCTCGCGCTGCCCGAGGTGCTCGAGGCCCACCGCGTGGCGGGGCAGGACTCGTACATCCTCAAGGTGCGCACCCGGAACACGAAGACGCTCGACACCCTGCTCGTGGAGACGCTGAGGGTCATCGCGGGCGTCACGCGCACTCACACCACCATCGTCCTCACCTCCATCAAGGAGGGGACGCACGTCCACGTCTCTGAAGAAGAGTTGAAAGGAGCCTGA
- a CDS encoding PLP-dependent aminotransferase family protein, producing MIAAPVANAPPPFPLSQRMSRMKASAVREILKVAERPDVLSFAGGLPAPELFPVEAIAQAHAEAFAEEGRAALQYSTTEGYGPLREWICAHLGERGLRVGVDQVLITNGSQQGIELVAKVMLDPGDLVVVENPSYLAALQTFSGYEASYAVVGSDDDGMRVDELERLVTSRKPKLIYLVPNFQNPKGTTLSLERRRALVRFAQRHRILILEDNPYGELRFRGEHLPSLASLDDEGVVVSLGSFSKTLAPGLRIGWMVGPKEIVRAVTVVKQAADLHTATVAQRATARLLARFDFNAHLERLRVIYGERCMAMLGALERHMPAGTRWTQPDGGMFVWAELPRGMSADTLFPLALEKRVAFVPGAPFFAAEPRHEFMRLNFSNRPPELLEEGMRRLGSVIAAQHH from the coding sequence ATGATCGCCGCCCCTGTCGCCAACGCTCCTCCGCCGTTCCCGCTCTCCCAACGCATGTCGCGCATGAAGGCCTCCGCGGTCCGGGAGATCCTCAAGGTGGCCGAGCGTCCGGACGTGCTCTCCTTCGCGGGCGGCCTGCCTGCTCCCGAACTCTTCCCGGTGGAGGCCATCGCCCAGGCCCACGCGGAGGCCTTCGCCGAGGAGGGCCGCGCCGCGCTGCAGTACAGCACCACGGAGGGCTACGGCCCCTTGCGCGAGTGGATCTGCGCGCACCTGGGCGAGCGCGGCCTGCGCGTGGGGGTGGATCAGGTGCTCATCACCAACGGCTCGCAGCAGGGCATCGAGCTGGTGGCCAAGGTGATGCTCGACCCGGGCGATCTGGTGGTGGTGGAGAACCCCAGCTACCTCGCCGCGCTGCAGACGTTCAGCGGCTACGAGGCCTCCTACGCCGTCGTGGGCAGCGACGATGACGGCATGCGCGTGGACGAACTCGAGCGCCTGGTCACCTCGCGCAAGCCCAAGCTCATCTACCTGGTGCCCAACTTCCAGAATCCCAAGGGCACCACGCTGTCGCTGGAGCGCCGGCGCGCGCTCGTGCGCTTCGCCCAGCGCCACCGCATCCTCATCCTCGAGGACAACCCCTACGGCGAGCTGCGCTTCCGGGGCGAGCACCTGCCGTCGCTGGCCTCGCTCGACGACGAGGGCGTGGTGGTCAGCCTCGGCTCGTTCTCCAAGACGCTGGCGCCCGGGCTGCGCATCGGGTGGATGGTGGGGCCGAAGGAAATCGTCCGGGCGGTCACCGTGGTGAAGCAGGCAGCGGATCTGCACACCGCCACGGTTGCACAGCGGGCCACGGCGCGGCTGCTCGCGCGCTTCGACTTCAATGCCCACCTGGAGCGTCTGCGCGTCATCTATGGCGAGCGCTGCATGGCCATGCTCGGAGCGCTGGAGCGGCACATGCCCGCGGGCACCCGGTGGACGCAGCCGGACGGCGGCATGTTCGTGTGGGCGGAGCTGCCGCGCGGCATGAGCGCGGACACGCTCTTTCCCCTGGCGCTGGAAAAGCGCGTGGCCTTCGTGCCGGGCGCGCCCTTCTTCGCCGCCGAGCCGCGTCACGAGTTCATGCGCCTGAACTTCTCCAACCGTCCGCCGGAGCTGTTGGAAGAGGGCATGCGCCGGCTCGGCTCCGTCATCGCCGCCCAGCACCACTGA
- a CDS encoding ATP-grasp domain-containing protein, with product MPISGTPLDIALVTASTFPDCRPDETLLAEALAARGVRAGPVIWDDPTVDWSRFRLALIRTAWDSDKRRDEFVTWAERAGAQCPLWNPPEVLRWNTHKSYLRELESRGVPIVPTAWLERGSTPDVEALLAERGWSDAVVKPAVSAGARDTLRVRGPAELPAVRELVARVLPHKDMMVQPYISSVEGHGERSMLFFGGEYTHAILRPAALSDRPGYDSTFAEPLTSTEEERAFARKVLDATGFELLYARVDMARDERGALRLMELEITEPNLFLHQGGPGAVRGLVNALLARL from the coding sequence ATGCCCATCTCTGGCACGCCCCTCGACATCGCCCTGGTCACCGCGTCCACCTTCCCCGATTGCCGGCCCGACGAGACACTGCTCGCCGAGGCACTCGCCGCCCGGGGCGTGAGAGCCGGACCCGTCATCTGGGATGACCCGACGGTGGACTGGAGCCGCTTCCGGCTCGCGCTCATCCGTACCGCCTGGGACTCGGACAAGCGCCGTGACGAGTTCGTCACCTGGGCCGAGCGCGCCGGGGCCCAGTGCCCCTTGTGGAATCCGCCCGAGGTGCTGCGGTGGAACACGCACAAGAGCTACCTGCGCGAGCTGGAGTCACGCGGTGTGCCCATCGTGCCCACGGCCTGGCTCGAGCGGGGCTCGACCCCGGACGTGGAGGCGCTGCTCGCCGAGCGCGGCTGGAGCGACGCGGTGGTGAAGCCGGCGGTGTCCGCGGGCGCGCGCGACACGCTCCGGGTGCGCGGGCCCGCGGAGCTGCCCGCCGTGCGGGAGCTGGTGGCGCGCGTGCTGCCGCACAAGGACATGATGGTGCAGCCCTACATCTCCTCGGTGGAGGGCCACGGTGAGCGTTCGATGCTCTTCTTCGGCGGTGAGTACACCCACGCCATCCTGCGGCCCGCCGCCCTGTCGGATCGCCCGGGCTATGACTCCACCTTCGCCGAGCCCCTCACCTCCACCGAGGAAGAGCGGGCCTTCGCCCGGAAGGTGCTCGACGCCACGGGGTTCGAGCTGCTCTACGCCCGGGTGGACATGGCGCGGGATGAGCGGGGCGCGCTGCGGCTGATGGAGCTGGAGATCACCGAGCCCAACCTCTTCCTGCACCAGGGAGGCCCCGGGGCCGTGCGGGGCCTGGTGAACGCGCTGCTCGCCAGGCTCTGA
- a CDS encoding AEC family transporter, whose amino-acid sequence MISVLGLLFTSLLLGMAARRSGRFHEHTAHVLNAYVLNVALPALVLRSVHGLTLVPELLLSAAVPWVIFGAAWLLFRAVGPRLGLAPGSVAALVLTGGLGNTSFVGLPLIEGLLGPEGLRVAVVVDQLGSFLALATVATIYAARAAEKETHPAALWKKLVGFMPLVALVLALLTHPWAYPTWVDGVLARLGATLTPLTLFSVGYQLRLSGLRGRGKALCLGLGYKLVLAPAGIALLLLALPRLDRLSFEVTVLQAGMAPMVTGAILAVDHGLDPELSALMVGVGIPLSLLTVPTALWLMG is encoded by the coding sequence ATGATTTCCGTTCTCGGCCTGCTGTTCACCAGCCTCCTGCTGGGAATGGCCGCCCGGCGCAGTGGCCGTTTCCACGAGCACACGGCGCACGTCCTCAACGCCTATGTGCTCAACGTGGCGCTGCCCGCGTTGGTGCTGCGCTCGGTGCACGGGCTCACGCTGGTGCCCGAACTGCTGCTGTCCGCCGCCGTGCCCTGGGTCATCTTCGGCGCGGCCTGGCTGTTGTTCCGGGCGGTGGGGCCCCGGCTGGGGCTGGCGCCCGGCAGCGTGGCGGCGCTGGTGCTCACGGGGGGCCTGGGCAACACGTCGTTCGTGGGGCTGCCGCTCATCGAGGGCCTGCTCGGTCCCGAGGGCCTGCGGGTGGCGGTGGTCGTCGACCAGTTGGGCTCGTTCCTGGCGCTGGCCACGGTGGCGACGATCTACGCCGCGCGCGCCGCCGAGAAGGAGACCCACCCGGCGGCGCTGTGGAAGAAGCTGGTGGGCTTCATGCCCCTGGTGGCCCTGGTGCTCGCGTTGCTCACCCACCCGTGGGCGTATCCCACGTGGGTGGACGGGGTGCTGGCGCGGCTGGGCGCGACGCTCACCCCGCTCACGCTCTTCTCCGTGGGCTACCAGTTGCGGCTGTCCGGCCTGAGGGGCCGGGGAAAAGCGCTGTGTCTGGGGCTGGGCTACAAGCTGGTGCTGGCCCCGGCCGGCATCGCGCTGTTGCTGCTCGCGCTGCCGCGCCTGGACCGTCTGTCTTTCGAGGTGACCGTGCTTCAGGCGGGGATGGCGCCGATGGTGACGGGGGCCATCCTCGCGGTGGACCATGGGTTGGATCCAGAGCTGTCCGCCCTCATGGTGGGGGTGGGCATCCCGCTGTCGTTGCTCACCGTGCCCACGGCCCTGTGGTTGATGGGATAG
- a CDS encoding serine/threonine-protein kinase translates to MHSMDDDAGGVTYLSDSSPGHPASPPGEPPSLSLEQTLRPATPPVSPRGTLIQGAATPVSAPVTARGLVPGQVIADRYQVRKWLGAGGTSAVYEVLDLQTNQHVALKVLAVPHAEEALVTRFRREVEHARALEHVNILRVFDVGWDGERHFLTVELLAGMDLRQLLQERRPSLAGALRWLTHATVALEHAHARGVLHRDIKPGNLFITLTGLLKLMDFGLAKSTHVPGTTTQGATLGTPEYMAPEQVMGTPPVSPASDLYSLGVVAYELFTGQLPFRHSQPVPLMFLHVQEAPRPPRLLCPALPEPFERVVLKLMEKRPEDRYRNATELRAALAKLWPLVLKRPS, encoded by the coding sequence GTGCATTCGATGGACGATGATGCCGGTGGCGTGACGTACTTGAGCGACTCGTCGCCAGGGCACCCCGCGTCGCCTCCGGGCGAGCCCCCGAGCCTGTCGCTGGAGCAGACCCTGCGGCCGGCGACGCCACCGGTATCCCCTCGCGGCACGTTGATTCAGGGCGCGGCGACGCCCGTGTCCGCTCCCGTCACGGCGCGCGGCCTGGTGCCGGGTCAGGTGATCGCGGACCGCTATCAGGTGCGCAAGTGGCTGGGCGCGGGAGGGACCTCCGCGGTGTACGAGGTGCTGGACCTCCAGACGAACCAGCACGTGGCGCTCAAGGTCCTGGCGGTGCCCCACGCGGAAGAGGCGCTGGTCACGCGCTTTCGCCGGGAGGTGGAGCACGCGCGCGCGCTGGAGCACGTCAACATCCTGCGCGTCTTCGACGTGGGGTGGGACGGGGAGCGGCACTTCCTGACCGTGGAGCTGCTCGCGGGCATGGATCTGCGCCAGCTCTTGCAGGAGCGGCGGCCCTCGCTGGCCGGTGCCCTGCGCTGGCTCACCCACGCCACCGTGGCCCTGGAGCACGCGCACGCGCGCGGGGTGCTGCACCGGGACATCAAGCCCGGCAACCTCTTCATCACCCTGACCGGGCTGCTCAAGCTGATGGACTTCGGCCTGGCCAAGAGCACGCACGTGCCGGGCACCACCACCCAGGGCGCCACGCTCGGCACCCCGGAGTACATGGCGCCCGAGCAGGTGATGGGCACTCCCCCCGTGTCACCCGCCTCGGACCTGTACTCCCTGGGCGTGGTGGCGTACGAGTTGTTCACCGGGCAACTTCCCTTCCGACATTCGCAGCCCGTGCCGTTGATGTTCCTGCACGTTCAGGAGGCGCCCCGCCCCCCCCGGTTGCTCTGTCCGGCGCTGCCGGAGCCTTTCGAACGCGTCGTGTTGAAGTTGATGGAGAAGCGCCCGGAGGACCGTTACCGCAACGCGACCGAGCTGCGCGCCGCGCTGGCGAAGCTGTGGCCCCTGGTGCTCAAACGCCCTTCATGA
- a CDS encoding MDR family MFS transporter produces the protein MSDLGERWAKEARALVGGLPSTYWYLWTGTLVNRLGAFVVPFLALYLTRERGFRVEEAGGVVALHGAGAVLAGLVGGTLADRIGRRATLLVGLWCGSVAMLALGLARHTWQICAAAFLLGLLGEQYRPAVSAAIADVVPPEHRARAYSLLYWIINVGFSLALPLGGFASRAGFLTLFVADACTTFLYGVIVWWKVPETRPAHLPRTASTASRAPPSFAPFQDTVFLGFALPILLTAMIFMQFNVTLPLDLAARGMTPTTFGLVLSANGLLVVLLQPFAGRLLGSMRRSRALAAASALTGLGFGLHGLGAQVPLALFAVTVWSIGEILHAPVSSAVMADLAPPHQRGVYQGAYATLWAGSSCLSPLLGTWLLGHLGRAVLWGGCFTVGLFAAAWHLAAAPSRRRHMDALRQLHPEVSTARD, from the coding sequence ATGAGCGACCTGGGCGAACGGTGGGCGAAAGAAGCGCGGGCGCTGGTGGGCGGCCTGCCGAGCACCTACTGGTATCTCTGGACGGGCACGCTGGTGAACCGCCTGGGCGCCTTCGTGGTGCCCTTCCTCGCGCTCTACCTCACGCGTGAGCGCGGCTTCCGGGTGGAGGAGGCGGGAGGCGTGGTGGCCCTGCACGGCGCGGGTGCCGTGCTCGCGGGACTGGTGGGCGGCACGCTGGCGGACCGCATCGGCCGGCGCGCGACCCTGCTCGTGGGACTGTGGTGCGGCTCGGTGGCGATGCTCGCGCTCGGCCTGGCCCGGCACACCTGGCAGATCTGCGCGGCCGCCTTCCTCCTGGGCCTGCTGGGCGAGCAGTACCGGCCCGCCGTGTCCGCGGCCATCGCGGACGTGGTGCCCCCCGAGCACCGCGCCCGCGCCTACAGCCTGCTGTATTGGATCATCAACGTGGGCTTCTCGCTCGCCCTGCCCCTCGGGGGATTCGCCTCGCGCGCGGGCTTCCTCACCCTCTTCGTCGCGGACGCCTGCACCACCTTCCTCTACGGCGTCATCGTCTGGTGGAAGGTACCGGAGACGCGCCCCGCCCACCTGCCGCGCACCGCGTCCACCGCCTCGCGCGCGCCCCCCTCGTTCGCGCCCTTCCAGGACACGGTGTTCCTCGGCTTCGCCCTGCCCATCCTGCTCACCGCGATGATCTTCATGCAGTTCAACGTGACACTGCCCCTGGACCTGGCCGCGCGAGGCATGACCCCGACCACGTTCGGCCTCGTGCTCTCGGCCAACGGCCTGCTCGTGGTGCTCCTGCAACCCTTCGCCGGCCGGCTCCTGGGCTCGATGCGGCGCTCCAGGGCGCTCGCGGCGGCCTCGGCCCTCACGGGTCTGGGCTTCGGGCTGCACGGGCTCGGCGCACAGGTCCCCCTCGCCCTGTTCGCGGTCACCGTGTGGTCGATTGGGGAGATCCTCCATGCCCCCGTGTCCTCGGCCGTGATGGCCGACCTCGCCCCGCCCCACCAGCGCGGCGTCTACCAGGGCGCGTACGCCACCCTGTGGGCCGGCTCCTCCTGCCTCTCGCCCCTGCTCGGCACCTGGCTGCTCGGACACCTCGGCCGCGCGGTCCTGTGGGGAGGCTGCTTCACGGTGGGCCTGTTCGCGGCCGCCTGGCATCTGGCCGCCGCCCCCTCCCGCCGCCGCCACATGGACGCCCTGCGCCAGCTCCACCCCGAGGTGAGCACCGCGCGCGACTGA
- a CDS encoding TolC family protein: MNPYLLATVLSHVVLVPGVTLAQAGPAPAPPQEAAAQPPQPEVSDPMLAPLPPAPVQVSSWDEALQMLRQRSTELGTALARVEAASGQRRVELAGLLPTLNGSVSVQHNLLGPTVAFGGAPGNGAGGGGGVGGGVGGLTTTSPLGTANVAATLPLFDLQAVHSLRAADATRQAAEFSLDETRRQLTRTLARTLAQVAASERLAEVNRVNLRSSLERLALAQRRMELGAGTRLDVIRLEQDAEAARAQVVSGDESLRQARDALGFLLGSPQPVGLGRGLSLEELLDRGQRECHALQELQQRPDQAAARAQVEAAERSVSAARSQYLPTLQAQSSVVALTVDPGFARVPIWNIGAVLTLPFYDGGVREGLVWQARAQEETTRQAAVNLERSATVEVRRVRRNVDVAGEQQRIAQRARDLAAENDRLTRRAFEVGTGTSQDLVVSAAALRQTELNLVVSELQFFQARIESFLVEAACDW; the protein is encoded by the coding sequence ATGAATCCCTACCTCCTCGCCACCGTGCTCTCACACGTCGTCCTCGTACCAGGAGTGACGCTGGCCCAGGCCGGCCCCGCCCCCGCGCCTCCCCAGGAGGCCGCCGCGCAACCCCCTCAGCCCGAGGTGTCGGATCCAATGCTGGCCCCCCTCCCTCCGGCTCCCGTCCAGGTGAGCTCCTGGGACGAGGCGCTCCAGATGCTGCGCCAACGCTCCACGGAGCTGGGGACCGCGCTGGCCCGGGTGGAGGCGGCTTCGGGCCAGCGGCGCGTGGAGCTCGCGGGATTGCTGCCCACCCTCAATGGCTCCGTCTCCGTCCAACACAACCTGCTCGGCCCCACCGTGGCGTTCGGGGGCGCGCCCGGAAACGGAGCGGGCGGGGGAGGCGGTGTGGGAGGGGGCGTGGGCGGTCTCACGACGACCTCGCCCCTGGGCACCGCCAACGTGGCGGCCACCCTGCCCCTGTTCGATCTCCAGGCGGTCCACTCACTGCGCGCGGCGGACGCGACCCGCCAGGCCGCGGAGTTCTCCCTGGACGAGACGCGGCGTCAGCTCACCCGCACGCTCGCCCGGACGCTGGCCCAGGTGGCCGCCTCCGAGCGCCTCGCCGAGGTGAACCGCGTCAACCTGCGCTCCTCGCTGGAGCGGCTGGCGCTCGCGCAACGGCGGATGGAGCTGGGAGCGGGCACCCGCCTGGATGTCATCCGCCTGGAGCAGGACGCGGAGGCGGCGCGCGCGCAGGTGGTGTCCGGCGACGAATCGCTGCGTCAGGCACGCGATGCCCTGGGTTTCCTGCTGGGCAGCCCTCAACCGGTCGGGCTCGGCCGCGGGCTGTCCCTGGAGGAGTTGCTCGACCGGGGCCAGCGGGAGTGTCACGCGCTGCAGGAGCTCCAGCAGCGGCCGGACCAGGCGGCGGCACGCGCCCAGGTGGAGGCGGCGGAACGCTCGGTGTCGGCGGCGCGCTCCCAGTACCTGCCCACGTTGCAGGCGCAGAGCAGCGTGGTGGCCCTCACGGTGGACCCGGGCTTCGCACGCGTGCCCATCTGGAACATCGGCGCGGTGCTCACTCTGCCCTTCTATGACGGCGGTGTGCGCGAGGGTCTGGTGTGGCAGGCGCGGGCCCAGGAGGAAACGACGAGGCAGGCGGCGGTGAATCTGGAGCGCTCGGCCACGGTGGAGGTGCGCCGCGTGCGCCGCAACGTGGACGTGGCGGGCGAGCAGCAGCGCATCGCCCAGCGTGCGAGGGACCTGGCGGCGGAGAACGACCGGCTCACCCGCCGCGCCTTCGAGGTGGGAACGGGAACGAGTCAGGACCTGGTGGTGTCGGCGGCGGCACTGCGGCAGACGGAGTTGAACCTGGTGGTGAGCGAGCTCCAGTTCTTCCAGGCGCGAATCGAATCATTCTTGGTGGAGGCAGCATGCGACTGGTGA
- a CDS encoding efflux RND transporter periplasmic adaptor subunit produces the protein MRLVSRGVGVWLTVLALAGCQSSGGNAGGPQQGAGGPGGAAAGKPMQVEVLKLEPGPVRDIGEYLGTLISRRSINLYPQVAGYVQRIAVKPGEQVKQGQLLLEVDPRLGRAGVQSAQAQRSSALAARQFAQSTRQRAEQLLREGLLSRQDYEQAVSQAAAAEASARNAEAQLSQQQVELGFYRVTAPFDGVVGNIPVKVGDYVTPQVALTNVDQSRALELSVFVPAERAADVEVGRTPLEILDQDGKPVVSTPVFFVAPTPNPTTQLVELKAAFDNEVGLRNGQVVHAQVVYSVREALRLPTYAVSQQSSQFFATVVTEGDGGASVAQRTPVKLGQLQDNHYEVLGGLKQGTPVIIGSLQAIRDGQPVEPKPAKPRPEEEQGVGGAANTGTGEPADAGTAGPRDAGTGTDGGR, from the coding sequence ATGCGACTGGTGAGTCGTGGTGTAGGGGTATGGCTGACGGTGCTGGCCCTGGCCGGCTGCCAGAGCTCTGGTGGCAACGCGGGGGGACCCCAGCAAGGAGCGGGAGGCCCGGGAGGCGCCGCCGCGGGCAAGCCCATGCAGGTGGAGGTGTTGAAGCTCGAGCCCGGTCCGGTGCGCGACATCGGCGAATACCTGGGCACGCTCATCTCCCGGCGCAGCATCAATCTCTACCCGCAGGTGGCGGGCTACGTGCAGCGCATCGCGGTGAAGCCCGGCGAGCAGGTGAAGCAGGGCCAGTTGCTGCTGGAGGTGGATCCGCGGCTCGGGCGCGCGGGAGTGCAGAGCGCCCAGGCCCAACGCAGCTCGGCCCTGGCCGCGCGCCAGTTCGCCCAGAGCACGCGCCAGCGCGCCGAGCAGTTGCTGCGCGAGGGATTGTTGAGCCGTCAGGACTATGAGCAGGCGGTGTCCCAGGCGGCGGCCGCCGAGGCCAGCGCGCGCAACGCGGAGGCCCAGCTCTCGCAGCAGCAGGTGGAGCTCGGCTTCTACCGGGTGACGGCGCCCTTCGACGGCGTGGTGGGCAACATCCCGGTGAAGGTGGGCGACTACGTCACGCCCCAGGTGGCGCTCACCAACGTGGACCAGAGCCGTGCCTTGGAGCTGTCCGTGTTCGTCCCCGCGGAGCGCGCGGCGGACGTGGAGGTGGGACGCACGCCCCTGGAGATTCTCGATCAGGACGGCAAGCCGGTGGTGAGCACCCCCGTCTTCTTCGTGGCCCCCACGCCCAACCCGACGACGCAGCTCGTGGAGCTCAAGGCCGCCTTCGACAACGAGGTGGGGCTGCGCAACGGCCAGGTGGTGCACGCCCAGGTGGTGTACTCCGTCCGCGAGGCCCTGCGCCTGCCCACGTACGCCGTGTCCCAGCAGAGCAGCCAGTTCTTCGCCACGGTCGTGACCGAGGGGGATGGTGGCGCCAGCGTGGCTCAGCGCACGCCGGTGAAGCTCGGTCAGCTCCAGGACAACCATTACGAGGTGCTCGGCGGCTTGAAGCAGGGCACGCCCGTCATCATCGGCTCGCTGCAGGCCATCCGCGACGGTCAGCCCGTCGAGCCCAAACCGGCCAAACCGAGGCCGGAGGAGGAGCAGGGCGTGGGAGGCGCCGCGAACACGGGCACGGGCGAGCCCGCCGACGCGGGCACCGCGGGCCCTCGCGACGCGGGCACGGGCACGGACGGAGGCAGGTGA